In a genomic window of Scyliorhinus torazame isolate Kashiwa2021f chromosome 5, sScyTor2.1, whole genome shotgun sequence:
- the LOC140421796 gene encoding uncharacterized protein isoform X1 codes for MEGKSIVHSGEKPYMICVCGRGFSQSSGLTSHKCSHTEEKPWKCGDCGKGFTSPSQLETHQRSHTGERPFTCSKCGKGFTRSSGLQAHQQVHTDERLFRCSYCGTGFRNSSHLTAHHRIHTGEKPFVCAKCGKVFTQSSALQKHQRIHCGERPFTCAKCGKEFTQSSALQKHQRIHTGERPFTCSECGKGFTQSSSLLRHQLVHTDERPFQCPDCGKCFKSSWDLMSHQRVHTDEKPFRCSQCGTGFRRSSQLTLHQRIHTGERLFTCAKCGKGFTQSSTLSTHQLIHTGERPFTCSECGKGFTQSSHLRIHQRFHTGERPFQCPDCGKCYKCSWDLKCHQRVHTNERPFRCSQCGTGFRQSSHLTAHQRIHTGERPFACSKCGKAFTNSSTLQKHQRVHTGEKPFICANCGKGFTRLFNLQTHQRIHTGERPFSCSECGKEFTQSSNLQQHQRCHK; via the coding sequence atggaaggaaaaagcatcgttcatagtggggagaaaccgtacatgatttgtgtgtgtggacgaggattcagtcagtcatcaggcctcacaagccacaaatgcagtcacactgaggagaaaccgtggaaatgtggggactgtgggaaaggattcacttccccatcccagctggaaactcatcaacgcagccacactggggagagaccattcacatgctccaagtgtgggaagggattcactaggtCATCcggcctgcaggcacaccagcaagttcacactgacgagagactgtTCCGGTGCTcttactgcgggactgggttcagaaactcatctcacctcactgcacatcaccgaattcacactggggagaagccatttgtcTGTGCCAAGTGTGGCAAggtattcactcagtcatccgctctgcagaagcaccagcgaattcactgtggggagaggccattcacctgcgccaagtgtgggaaggaattcactcagtcatctgctctgcagaagcaccagcgaattcacactggggagagaccattcacctgctcagagtgtgggaaaggattcactcagtcatcctccctgctgagacaccagctagttcacactgatgagagaccgttccaatgtccagactgcgggaagtgctttaaaagttcttgggatctgatgagccatcaacgtgttcacactgatgagaaaccgttcaggtgctctcagtgtgggactgggttcagacgatcatctcagctcactttacatcagcgaattcacactggggagagactattCACTtgcgccaagtgtgggaagggattcactcagtcatctactctgtccacacaccagctaattcacactggggagagaccattcacctgctccgagtgtgggaagggattcactcagtcatcccacctgcggattcaccagcgatttcacactggggagagaccgttccaatgtccagactgcgggaagtgctataaatgtTCTTGGGATCTAaagtgccatcaacgtgttcacaccaacgagagaccgttcaggtgctctcagtgtgggactgggttcagacaatcatcacacctcactgcacatcagcgaattcacactggggagagaccatttgcctgctccaagtgtgggaaggcattcacgaACTCATCCactctgcagaagcaccagcgagttcacactggagagaaaccgttcATCTGCGccaattgtgggaagggattcactcgattattcaacttgcagacacaccagcgaattcacactggggagagaccattcagctgctctgagtgtgggaaggaattcactcagtcatccaacctgcagcagCACCAACgatgccacaagtaa
- the LOC140421796 gene encoding uncharacterized protein isoform X2 produces MTTQDSRGRVEIVHWSDPARFTGCSKGRLQNPETQTKHHRSDRILSLSYPEYQRILNMEGTSIVDSDEKLYLICVCGRGFALSSGLTSHKCSHTEEKPRKCADCGKGFPSPSKLEIHRRSHTGERPFTCSTCGKGFAGSSALQNHKRIHTGERPFTCSTCGKRFTQSSALCTHQRIHTGERPFTCSKCGKEFTRSSHLLRHQRVHTGERPLSCSECGKGFSDSSDLLSHQRVHTDERPFQCPDCGKCFKTSGNLTRHQRVHTDERPYRCSHCGNGFTQSSQLIGHQRTHTGERPFTCSECGKGFTTSSLLLRHQRCHK; encoded by the exons atgacaACTCAGGATTCGCGTGGTCGGGTGGAAATCGTCCACTGGTCAGATCCCGCTCG tttcacagggtgttcgaaggggaggcttcaaaatccggaaactcaaaccaagcatcacagatCTGACAGAATCCTcagtttatcatatcctgaatatcagcggattttAAATATGGAAGGAACAAGCATCGTTGACAGTGATGAGAAACTGTACTtgatttgtgtgtgtggacgaggatttgctctatcatcaggcctcacaagccacaaatgcagtcacactgaggagaaaccgcggaaatgtgcggactgtgggaaaggattcccttccccatccaagctggaaattcatcgacgtagtcacacaggggagagaccattcacctgctccacgtgtgggaagggattcgctggcTCATCCGCCCTGCAAAATCacaagcgaattcacactggggagagaccgttcacctgctccacgtgtgggaagcgattcactcagtcatccgctctgtgcacacaccagcgaattcacaccggggagagaccgttcacctgctccaaatgtgggaaggaattcactcgttcatcccacctactgagacaccagcgagttcacactggggagaggccattgagctgctccgagtgtgggaagggattcagtgattcatctgaCCTGctaagtcaccagcgagttcacactgatgagagaccgtttcaatgtccagactgcgggaagtgctttaaaacctCTGGGAATCTGacacgccatcaacgtgttcacactgacgagaggccgtatcggtgctctcactgtgggaatggGTTCACACAATCATCTCAGCTCATTGGACATCAGCGaacccacactggggagaggccattcacctgctccgagtgtgggaagggattcaccacctcatccctcctgctgagacaccaacgatgcCACAAGTAA
- the LOC140421799 gene encoding uncharacterized protein isoform X2, with product MEKGEESGRIAADPLEQRQGRQAETKMASEGGSFIWGPEQQEFLKRCVEEIKKEMKKELLAPILQAIEGLKEEQKTQEQELRVVKAKAAENENDIQGLVVKSEIQEAHQKRSVERLEALENNARRNNLKILGLPEGVEGADVGAYVSTMLHSLMGVEAPTGPLEVEGAYRVMVRGSRAGEAPRAIVVRFLRFKDREMVLRWAKKTRCSKWENAVIRVYQDWSAEVARRRASFNRAKAVLHKKKIKFGMLQPARLWVTYQGRHHYFETADEAWTFIVEEKLE from the coding sequence atggaaaaaggagaggaaagtggccggattgcagcggatcctttggaacaacggcaaggaaggcaagcagaaaccaagatggcgtcggaaggtggcagtttcatatggggccctgaacaacaagagtttttgaaacgctgcgtggaggagataaaaaaggaaatgaagaaagagttgttggccccgatattacaggcgattgaagggctgaaagaggaacaaaagacccaggagcaggagcttcgggtcgtgaaggcgaaagcagcagagaatgaaaacgatatacagggcctggtggtgaagtcggagatacaggaggcacaccagaaacgatctgtggagaggttggaggcactggaaaataacgcaaggaggaacaacttgaagattcttggccttcctgaaggtgtggagggggcggacgtcggggcatatgtgagcacgatgctgcactcgttaatgggagtggaggccccgacgggtccgttggaggtggagggagcataccgagttatggtgcgaggatcgagagcaggagaagctcccagagccatagtggtgagatttctccgttttaaggatagagaaatggtccttagatgggcgaagaaaactcggtgtagtaaatgggagaacgcggtgatccgcgtctatcaagattggagtgcggaggtggcgagaaggagggcgagctttaatcgggccaaagcggtacttcacaaaaaaaagataaagtttggaatgctgcaaccggcaagactgtgggtcacatatcaagggaggcaccactactttgagacggcggatgaagcgtggacttttattgttgaagaaaaattggaatga
- the LOC140421799 gene encoding uncharacterized protein isoform X1 has product MEKPWKCGDCGLGFKYPSELETHQRIHTGERPFTCSVCGKGFIRSSYLLTHQLVHTDQRPFKCADCGKSFKRRKDLLTHQRTHTGERPFTCSVCGKGFTLSSHLLSHQLVHTDQRPFKCADCEKSFKSRNYLLLHQRTHTGERPFTCLECGKRFKASSNLRVHRQVHSDQRPFKRADREKSFKRRNDLLSHQRTHTGERPFSCSVCGKGFTQSSYLLRHQLVHSDQRPFECADCEKSFKRKINLLRHQRTHTGERPFTCSVCGKGFTRSSHLLTHQLVHSDQKPFKCADCEKSFKSKKDLLRHQRTHTGERPFTCSVCGMGFTQSSDLLAHQVVHSDQRPFKCADCEKSFKRKKNLLTHQRNHTGERSFTCSVCGKRFTCSSKLLQHQQVHTGQKPYSCSVCDKKFTESSHLTSHQLVHTDQNPFKCSD; this is encoded by the coding sequence atggagaaaccgtggaaatgtggggactgtgggttgGGATTCAAAtacccatctgaattggaaactcatcaacgtattcacactggggaaaggccatttacctgctccgtgtgtgggaagggattcattcggtcatcatacctcctgacacaccaacttgttcatactgatcagagaccgtttaaatgtgctgactgtggaaagagctttaaacgcagaaaggatttactgacacatcaacgcactcacactggggagaggccattcacctgctccgtgtgtgggaagggattcactctgtcatcccacctcctgagccaccaacttgttcatactgatcagagaccttttaaatgtgctgactgtgagaagagctttaaaagcagaaattatttactgttacatcaacgcactcacactggggagaggccattcacctgtttggaatgtgggaagcGATTTAAGGCTTCGTCAAACCTCCGGGTTCACCGTCAggtccactctgaccagagaccgtttaaacgTGCTGACCgtgaaaagagctttaaacgcagaaatgatttactgtctcatcaacgcactcacactggggagaggccattctcctgctccgtgtgtgggaagggatttactcagtcatcatacctcctgagacaccaacttgttcattctgatcagagaccttttgaatgtgctgactgtgagaagagcttcaaaaggAAAATTAATTTACTGAGACACCAacgtactcacactggggagaggccattcacctgctccgtgtgtgggaagggattcactaggtcatcccacctcctgacacaccaacttgttcatagtgaccagaaaccttttaaatgtgctgactgtgagaagagttttaaaagtaaaaaggatttactgagacaccaacgcactcacactggagagaggccattcacctgctccgtgtgtgggatgggattcactcagtcatcagacCTCCTGGCACATCAAGTTGTTCattctgatcagagaccttttaaatgtgctgactgtgagaagagctttaaaaggaaAAAgaatttactgacacatcaacgcaatcacactggggagaggtcattcacctgctccgtgtgtgggaagagattcacatgttcatccaagcttctgcaacaccagcaagttcacactgggcagaaacCGTACTCTTGctccgtgtgtgacaagaaatttacTGAGTCATCCCACCTGACCagccaccaacttgttcacactgatcagaatccttttaaatgttctgactga